The nucleotide sequence TGCGGAGCCTGGAGGCGCGCAAGGCCGCTCGCCAGTCGCTGACCCCGGCGGAGCTGCGCGGCATGGAAGATGAACTGCGTGCTTTCACTATCCGGCTGTACCGGTTGCAGCAAGGCGATAGCGGCAGTTAAGGCCGCCGCGCCGGGCGGGATTCGCGGCCCGGCGGCGTCGCCGGATGTCACCAGGGGTAACGACGGTAACATGATGAGAAAAATACGATTATTGACGGCGCTGTCCGTGTGTCTGCTGGTTGCCTGTCAGGCGCCGGTGTCGTCGCTGTCCGACGCGGACTTGCGTAAGTCGGCCGAGCGCGGCAACGGTGAAGCGCAGTATCGGCTGGCGAAGCAACTGGCTTCCCGTTCGCACTACGGCGAAGCCATGCAGTGGATGCAAAAGGCGGCGGACCTGTCGGACCTGTCCGGGCCGCGGGAAAGCCGGGCGTTGGCGGCATTACAGGTGGGCGACTGGTATCAGGCCGGGCTGGGCGAACCGAAAAATACGCCGCTGGCGCGCCAGTGGTGGCAGAAAGCCTCGCGGCTGGGCAGCGGCGAGGCCGGCTACCGGCTGGGAACCGACTGTCAGGCGCAGCATCAGGGCAAACTGGTGGCGGCCTGTCTGGACGCGTTCGAACGCGCGGCGGACAACCAGTATGCACCGGCGCAACTGGTGGTGGCGCAGTGGTATGCCGCCCATCCCGGCACCGAAGAGCAGGCGACCGGCTGGGTAGAGAAGGCGGCGGATCGGGGCAACCGCGACGCGCAGTACCAGCTCGCCCAGCGCTATGAACAAGGCAAAGGCGTGGCGAAGCGCACCGACCTGGCCGAACGCTGGTATTTCCGGGCGGCGCAACGGGGGCAGCCGCAGGCCCAGTTATGGATGGCGCGGCACGCCGACGATAAAGACGCGCTTGGCTGGTATCAGCAGGCGGCCGCCAACGGCGAAGCCGGCGCGCAGCTGTGGCTGGCGCAGGCTTACCGCGACGGCAACAAGGGGCCGGCGAAGGACGACAAACAGGCGCATTACTGGCTGGAGCGCGCCTCCGGCAAAGGCAATGGCGAAGCCGATTACACGCTGAGCCGGATGCAGGCGGACAACGCCAAACGGGAACACTATCTGGTGCTGGCGTCGTCGGCCGGTTATGTGCCGGCACAACGTGAACTGGGCGGCTGGCTGCTCAAGCGCGGCGAACTGGAGCGGGCCCGCGAGGTGTTCGCCAGCGCGGCGGCGACCGGCGATACCGAATCCCGGCTGGCGTATGGCGAGATGTTGCGGCTGGGGCAGGGCGGAAAAGCCGATTATGTGGAAGCGATGAAACAGTATCGCTTCGCGGCGCATGACGGCAACCGTATGGCGCAGTATCGTATGGGGATGATGCGCCAGGATGGGCTTGGCGCATCGCGTAACCGTATTCACGCCTACGCCTGGTACTCGCTGGCGGCGACCGAAGGCATGGCGGAGGCCATCGCGGCCCGCAACGATCTGGAAGCCACCATGCAGCCGGATGAAATCAAAGCCGGGCAGAAACTGGCGATGCATTGGTCGACGGGCAAAGAGACGGACACACAGTGATTCGAAAACGAAAGGAAAGCGTATGAAACGGAATGGATATCTTGCTCTGCTGCTGGGCATGGCGGCGCTGTCGTCGCAGGCGGACGTGAAGCCGCCCTATCAGGTTGAGCAAGGCAAGGTGGTGTACCGGGTATCGGCGAATGCGGAGCCGCAGGTGCTGGCAGGCGCAAAGCCGGACGATTTTCGGGTGCTGCTGCGGGAAAAACGGGTGGCGCTGGCGGAGTCCGGCCATCGTTACTACTGCAACCAGCAGCCATTGCCCGCGGGTTTTAAACCGGAAAGCGCCAAACTGCGTTATGACACGTTTCTGATTACCCATGTCGGCTCGTACGTCGGCTGCGAGCGCATGAAACAGGATATCGACGCCGACAGTTTTCAGGCGCTGGATTTTCCGTTCTTCCGCGATCGCCAGCATGTCTGGCTGCCTGACGGCGAGGAACTGAACGGCGTGGATATCGCCAGTTTCAAAACGCTGGCCAGAAATCAGGCGTTCGACAAGCAGAACTACTATTTCGTGGAGAGTGAAATCAGCGTGGTTCCCTATCAAAAGCAAGTGCCGAGCGCGGGCAACTGCTTTGGCTGGGCCACCATTGACGGCGCGCTTTACTACCGCGGCGAGCAGCGCGCCGATGGCGATGCCGCCAGCTTCCGCTGCCTGACGTTCAGCGCCGCGCTGGACAAAAACGGTTTCTATATTTTCGGGCGGCCGTATCAGGGCTTCCCGGCCGGGGTGAAAGCGGCGGATATCCGCATGTTGCCGGATAATGAAAAACTGGCGACCGACGGCGAGCATGTCTGGTTTCTGGGGGTTGAGCCGGTGCAACTGGCTGGGCTGAGCCTGCGCGACGTCAGGGTGGTGCCGGATGCCAACGGTTACACCATCAGCGATGGCAAAACTCGCTGGCTGTGCGGCTCCGGCAAGGTCAACGGTCGCCCGCTGTGCCGCAAGGGATAAGCAGCGCGGCAGACGGCAGCGTTATGCCGGGCGCCAGGCAGGCGTGGGTACTGATACGGGAACGGGGGTCACGTATTTTATTGCTTTACCGGTTATTTGTTATGGTCTGAATACCCATTATCGGTTTGGACAACGCAGCGGTGCGCACAGTGGCGATAGCAGGACATCGGCTGAAATATCAGGTAGCATGCTTATGCCCGTAATACTTCAGGTTACGGGCGTGTTAATAAGGTCGTTGCCTCACTGAGACGCTATATGTCAAATAATAATAATGTTCAGTTCAGTGCCCTGCGTTTCCTCCGCGCGTTGCCTTTTCATATTTCCCCCGGTATTACCATGATGGCTTTTCTGGTTGCCTGCAGTCTGATTTTTGTTTCCGCAAGCATCTGGAGTTTCTGGGATTCTTATCATCATCTGTTGGTGGATGCAGAGAAAAACGTCACCAATCTCTCGGTGGCGATGTCACGTCAGGCGGAAGATACGTTTGTGCCGATTGAAGTGGCTATCGACGACATGCTGCGGGAGTTGTCGCAAACCGGCATGTTGGATTCCACGCGAGTGAAAAGCGTTCTCGATACCCATCGCGCAGTGCTGCCGCAATTGGTGGGTTTCTACCTGTTTGACGAAAAGGGCAATCTGATTTCCTCCACCGGAAAAGGGCCGCTTTATATCTATAATTCCGGCCGGCGGGAATATTTCTCCTGGCTCAGAGAGAATAATACGGCGTCGTTATTTATCGGTAAGGTTACCGTCAGTACCCTGACCCGCCGGCGTATTATTCCGGTGGCTAAACGGATCAATGGGCCGAATGGCGAATTCAAAGGCGTTTTTCTTGCCACTATCGACCATAATTATTTCGGTAATTTCTACAGTTATTTCAGCCTTGATTATAACGGCGTGCTGTCATTGATGAATGCGGACGGCCATGCAATTTATCTTTACCCCAATCGTGAGCAATATATTAATAGCAATTTCTCCGACGGCGGCCTGTTTGAACAATCCCGGCTGGAACAAGGCAGCGGCAGTGGTACCTGGCGCACCACGTTGGACAATAAAGTGCGTATCGTCGGCTATGTGAAACTGAAACGTTATCCGCTGGTGGTGGCGGCCAGCCTGGACCGAGACGCGTTGCAGGCACGCTGGCTGACGGAAAATATGTCGGTGATGGTTATCAATATCATGGTGCTGTTCGTCATGTTTTCTCTGGGCGGTTTTGTGCTGAAACAGATCCGGCTGACGGTGCGGAACAAAGAGGCGATCAGCCGCCTGCATCAGGAGGAGAGCGATAAAAATAAAATGCTGCAAAAATTGGCGCTGATTGACCCGCTCACCAAACTGGCCAACCGCCGACGTTTTGATCTCTATCTGGAGCAGTCGCTGACCCTGGCCCGCGAAGAGGGCGGGCCCCTGTCGCTGATTATGCTGGATGTGGATTTTTTCAAACGTTACAACGACACCTACGGCCATGTGCTGGGCGACCGCTGCCTGACCCAGCTTGGCAGCGTGTTGAACGGCTTGCCTTTGCCCACCGGCGCATTAACTGCTCGCTATGGCGGCGAGGAGTTCGCGATTATTTTGCCGGGAATGAACGGCGAACAGGCGGCGGTGTACGGCGAACAAGTGGTGGAGGAGGTACGCCGTTGCGCACTGCCGCATCAGGCGTCGCTGTTGCCCGATCAAGTGGTGACGGTGAGCGTGGGGGTGTATTCGCATTCCAGCGACAACCCCTGCAATATTCAGCGCCTGAAAGAGGGTGCCGATCAGGCGCTGTATCTGGCGAAGAAAAAAGGCCGAGACTACTGCGTGCGGCTGTAATCCACCCGATTCTGCCGCATCTGACAGCCCGGCGGCGGCGCTGAAATATTTGATTAGAAAAAAGTGCTTTACCGAATCTTACATTTCTCCATTAATAAGAACTATTATCATTCTTTGTCTGATTTGTATCCCTGCGGCGAGGCGTCCAGACTGGCGTCTGGATCTGAGATCTGGAGCAGAGAATGCGCGTCGCTTTGTCTGTTTGAGGAGTTTCCATCCATGTTCGTTCCATTACTCATCATGTTCCGTGAGGGGCTGGAGGCGGCGCTGATCGTCAGCCTGATCGCCAGCTACCTGAAGCGAACCCAGCGTGCGCAGTGGCTGGGCGCGGTCTGGGTCGGCGTTGCGCTGGCGCTGGCGTTGTGTCTGGCGCTCGGGGTGTTCATCAACGCCACCACCGGCGAGTTTCCGCAAAAACAGCAGGAACTGTTCGAAGGGATTGTGGCGGTGGTCGCCGTGGCGATGCTGACTTACATGGTGTTCTGGATGCGCAAGGTATCGCGTTCGGTACGGGTGCATCTGGAAGGCGCTATCGATCAGGCGCTGAGCGCCAGCGCGCGTCAGGGGTGGGCGCTGGTGGCGATGGTGTTCTTTGCCGTGGCGCGCGAAGGGCTGGAGTCGGTGTTCTTTCTGCTGGCCGCCTTCCAGCAGGATGTCGGCATTTATGCGCCGATCGGCGCCATGCTGGGGCTGGTGTGCGCCGTGGTGGTCGGGATGATGATCTACTGGGGCGGGGTGAAACTGCATCTGGCCCGGTTCTTCAAATGGAGCAGCCTGTTCATTCTGTTTGTCGCCGCCGGTCTGGCCGCCGGGGCGATCCGCGCGTTTCACGAAGCGGGATTGTGGAATCAATTTCAGCACATCGCCTTCGATTTCAGCACCACGCTGTCGACCCACACGCTATTCGGCACCTTGCTGGAAGGGATGTTCGGTTATCAGGAAACCCCGACGGTCAGCGAAGTGGCGGTCTATTTCCTGTATCTGATCCCGGCGCTGGCGTTCTTTTTCCTGCCGCCGCGCATGGAGCCGGCCGCGACTTCGGCGGCGCGTAAACATCATCATTAACAGCTATCACTATTAACAACTATCACTATTAACAGCTATCACAATCAACAACTATCACCATTAACAATCAGTGCAAAAGGGATAAGTCTATGTCTACATCATGCTTTCGCCGTACGGCGCTGTGCGCCGCTCTGCTGGTTTTACCGGCGTTCAGCGCACTGGCCGCGGACATTGCGCAAGTTAAGATAACGGTTAACGACAAGCAGTGCGAGCCGATGCAAGTCACGGTCGCGGCAGGCAAAACGCAGTTTGTGGTCACCAATGCCAGCCAGAAGAACCTGGAATGGGAAATCCTCAACGGGGTGATGGTGGTGGAAGAGCGCGAGAATATCGCGCCGGGCTTTACCCAGAAAATGACCGCCAACCTGGCGCCGGGCGAATACGACATGACCTGCGGCCTGCTCAGCAACCCCAAAGGCAAATTGGTGGTGACCGCCGGCGGTGATGCCGCCGCCGCGAAAACCAACGTGCTGGATCTGGTAGGGCCGATCGCCGAATACAAGGTTTACGTCACCAAAGAGGTGGACGGACTGGTACAGCAGACCAAACGGTTCACCGCCGCCGTCAAAGCCGGCAAGCTGGACGAGGCGCGCAAGCTGTATGCGCCGACCCGTCAGCACTACGAACGGATTGAGCCGATCGCAGAGCTGTTCTCCGATCTGGACGGCAGCATCGATGCCCGTGAAGACGACTACGAGAAGAAAGCCGACGACCCGAAATTCACCGGTTTCCACCGGCTGGAAAAAGCGTTGTTCGCCGACCATTCCACCAAAGGGATGGAGCGCTACGCGGATCAGCTGTACGCCGATACCCAGGAACTGCAAAAACGCATCGCCGACCTGACCTTCCCGCCGAGTAAAGTGGTGGGCGGCGCGGCCGGGTTGATTGAAGAAGTGGCGGCGACCAAAATCAGCGGCGAGGAAGATCGTTATAGCCGTACCGACCTGTGGGATTTCCAGGCCAACGTTGACGGCGCGCAGAAGATTGTCAACCTGCTGCGTCCGCTGCTGGAGAAAGCCAATAAGCCGCTGCTGAACAAAATCGACGCCAACTTCAAAACGGTCGACGGCGTGCTGGCGAAGTACCAAACCAAAGACGGGTTTGAATCTTACGAGACGCTGAGCGACGCCGATCGCACCGCGCTGAAAGGGCCGATCACCACGCTGGCGGAAGACCTGGCGCAGTTGCGCGGCGTGCTTGGGCTGGATTGAGGCGAGCTATCATGAGTCATAACACGGGCCCGCAGCACGGGCCGCATTCCTCCCAACCCTCCGCTTGTCCGGCGCAGCCGGACATCGCTTCACCTTCGCGCCGCCGGCTGTTGCAGGGGCTGGGCATGATGGGCGGCGCGCTGGCGCTCGGCGCCGACCGGCTGGCGCAGGCGCAGGACAAACCGCAGGCGCCGCAGGATGAACGCTGGGAAAAACAGCCGTTCTACGGTCTGCATCAGGCCGGCATCGTCACGCCGCAACAGGCGGCGATGATGCTGGTGGCGTTCGATGTGCTGGCGACCAGCAAGTCAGAGCTGACCCGGCTGTTTCAGTTGCTGACCCAGCGTATCGCGTTTCTGACGCAGGGCGGCAAAGTGCCGGACGTCGACCCGCGTCTGCCGCCGCTGGATTCCGGCATTATGGGGCCGGAAATCTATCCGGATAATCTCACCATCACCGTCTCGGTTGGTGCGTCGCTGTTTGACGAGCGGTTTGGTTTGCAGGCGTTCAAGCCGCTGAAACTGCAACGCATGACCCGTTTTCCCAACGACTCGCTGGACGCCAGCCTGTGTCATGGCGACCTGCTGCTGCAAATCTGCGCCAATACCAACGAGACGGTGCTGCACGCGTTGCGCGACATCATCAAACAGACGCCGGACCTGCTCAGCGTGCGCTGGAAGCGGGAAGGATTCATCTCCGCGCACGCGGCGCGCAGCAAAGGCCAGCAAACCCCCGTCAATCTGCTGGGTTTCAAGGACGGCACCGCTAACCCCAACACCGGCGATAGCGCGCTGATGGACGCGATGCTGTGGGTTGGCGCATCGTCCGGCGAACCGGCGTGGGCGACGGGCGGCAGCTATCAGGCGGCGCGCCTTATCCGTTTTCATGTTGAATTCTGGGACCGCACGCCGCTCCGGGAGCAGCAGACCATTTTCGGCCGGGATAAACACAGCGGCGCGCCGCTGGGCATGACCCATGAGCATGACGAGCCGGACTACCGTCAGGACCCGGAAGGCAAAGTGATTCCGCTGGACGCGCACATCCGCCTCGCCAATCCACGCACGCCGGAAACCCGCGCCAACCTGATGCTGCGCCGCGGCTACAGTTATTCGCTGGGGGTGTCCAATTCCGGCCAACTGGATATGGGGCTGTTGTTCGTCTGTTATCAGGCCGACCTGGAAAAAGGCTTCCTGACGGTGCAAAAACGGCTCGACGGCGAACCGCTGGAGGAGTACATCAAACCGATCGGCGGGGGGTACTTCTTCGTGCTGCCGGGGGTAAAACGTGCCGATGACTGGCTGGCGAGCGGGCTGCTGATGGCGTAAGTTGGGCAGGGTTACAACCGGGTTATTATCTGAACACAGGAGCGTCATCATGCTGGAATTACGGCCCAACTGCGAATGTTGCGACGTCGATCTGCCGCCGGATTCATTGCTGGCGCGGATTTGTTCATTCGAGTGTACTTTCTGCGCTGATTGCGCGCAGGATACACTGAACGGCCGCTGCCCCAACTGCGGCGGAGAACTGGTTCGCCGGCCGATCCGGCCGGCGGAAAAGCTGGTGAATAACCCGGCCTCGACCCGGCGGGTGCTGGCCCGTTAGCGCCGCGGTTTGCCGGCGGCGCGGCGTTGGCTTTCGACCAGGCTATGGCTTTCGGTGAGGCTGGTGAGGCTATAGTATTGACGTTATTTTTTATTCAACTCATTATTTCTAAAAACGATGTAACAGGGTGTAGTGGTTGTTTATGACCAGTTTGCTGATGGCCAATGTGGCGGTGTGTTTGATTCTGGGGATGGGGCTTGGGGTGTGCGGCGGGATGCTGGGAATCGGCGGCGGGTTGATCGCCATTCCGGTGCTGGGGATGCTGTTTGGCATGAACCAGCACCTCGCGCAGGGCACGGCGTTAATCATGATTACCCCGAACGTGCTGATCGGCTTTCTGCGCTACCGGCAGCGTAACAAAATAGACACCCGCATGACGCTGATGCTGTGCGCCTTCGCCACGGTGTCGGCCTATTTCGCCGCGCATATCGCCGCGACCATTCAGGTCGATAACTTACAGCAGGCATTTGCTATTTTCCTGCTGGTGCTGGCGACGTACTACGTCTGGCAGAGGATCAACAGTCGGCGCAGCCGTGCGCCGACCTCGGTATTGTCCCCTCGTTATCTGCCGGCGCTCGGCGTGGCGAGCGGCTTTATGTCCGGCATTTTCACCGTCGGCGGCGGGCTGGTGGTGGTGCCGGCGTTGGTAACGCTATTCGGTTTCACCCAGACGCAGGCGCAGGGCATCGCGCTGGCGCTGGTGGTGCCCGGCGCGCTGGCGGCGCTGGCGTCTTACACTCAGGCCGGCAACGTGGACTGGGCGACCGGCATCCCGCTGGCGGTAGGCGGCATTCTGAGCGTGTCGTGGGGCGTGGCGCTGGCCCACAAACTGCCGGTGGTCGCGTTGCGGCTGGCGTTCTGTCTGGTGCTGGTGGGCGTGGCGGTGGTGATGCTGGCGGGGAAATAACGTTGCGTAAACGCGGCCTGACGGGAGGGCGATTATCGGCCGCAACGCCTGGCTGGGGCTGGAGTAACGTCAACCTTGCCCCCTCGTGAGAGAGGGCATTCGCTGTAGCACACCTTCTTTCGACCCATCTTCGCAGCCAGCATGACAACGCATGCAACGGCTATCAGCAATCGTCAATAATCAGGTACGCGGCGTTCAGCGGCCCATGCACCCCGACCACTTTGATCAGTTCGATGTCGGCGGTAGAGCTGGGGCCGGCGATCAGGTTGATGCATGACGGCAGCGGTTGGCCTTGTTGCGCCCGCTGGCGCAGGTGCTGGGCCAGTTGCGCCACGCGCGGCAGCAGGCAACTTTTGCGCACAATAAACAGCGTTGACTCCGGCAGCAGGCTGAGAGCGCGCCCTTGTTGCGGCGTGGAAAACAGCACCACGCCGCCGGATTCGGTCAGGCCGTACTCGGCGTACACCACGCCGACGCGGGCCTGCATCGCCAGCCGTCGGTTTTCCTCGCCGGCCGTCGGGTCCCAGCACTGCGCCTGATACGCCTGTTGCAGGTAGCCGGTTACGCCCAGTTCCGCCAGCCGCGCGTCGCCGCTGACCAGCACCGGCGCGCCGCCATAACGCTGGCACAAGCGCCCGGCGG is from Dickeya dianthicola NCPPB 453 and encodes:
- a CDS encoding sensor domain-containing diguanylate cyclase, which translates into the protein MSNNNNVQFSALRFLRALPFHISPGITMMAFLVACSLIFVSASIWSFWDSYHHLLVDAEKNVTNLSVAMSRQAEDTFVPIEVAIDDMLRELSQTGMLDSTRVKSVLDTHRAVLPQLVGFYLFDEKGNLISSTGKGPLYIYNSGRREYFSWLRENNTASLFIGKVTVSTLTRRRIIPVAKRINGPNGEFKGVFLATIDHNYFGNFYSYFSLDYNGVLSLMNADGHAIYLYPNREQYINSNFSDGGLFEQSRLEQGSGSGTWRTTLDNKVRIVGYVKLKRYPLVVAASLDRDALQARWLTENMSVMVINIMVLFVMFSLGGFVLKQIRLTVRNKEAISRLHQEESDKNKMLQKLALIDPLTKLANRRRFDLYLEQSLTLAREEGGPLSLIMLDVDFFKRYNDTYGHVLGDRCLTQLGSVLNGLPLPTGALTARYGGEEFAIILPGMNGEQAAVYGEQVVEEVRRCALPHQASLLPDQVVTVSVGVYSHSSDNPCNIQRLKEGADQALYLAKKKGRDYCVRL
- the efeU gene encoding iron uptake transporter permease EfeU; this encodes MFVPLLIMFREGLEAALIVSLIASYLKRTQRAQWLGAVWVGVALALALCLALGVFINATTGEFPQKQQELFEGIVAVVAVAMLTYMVFWMRKVSRSVRVHLEGAIDQALSASARQGWALVAMVFFAVAREGLESVFFLLAAFQQDVGIYAPIGAMLGLVCAVVVGMMIYWGGVKLHLARFFKWSSLFILFVAAGLAAGAIRAFHEAGLWNQFQHIAFDFSTTLSTHTLFGTLLEGMFGYQETPTVSEVAVYFLYLIPALAFFFLPPRMEPAATSAARKHHH
- a CDS encoding DKNYY domain-containing protein; the encoded protein is MKRNGYLALLLGMAALSSQADVKPPYQVEQGKVVYRVSANAEPQVLAGAKPDDFRVLLREKRVALAESGHRYYCNQQPLPAGFKPESAKLRYDTFLITHVGSYVGCERMKQDIDADSFQALDFPFFRDRQHVWLPDGEELNGVDIASFKTLARNQAFDKQNYYFVESEISVVPYQKQVPSAGNCFGWATIDGALYYRGEQRADGDAASFRCLTFSAALDKNGFYIFGRPYQGFPAGVKAADIRMLPDNEKLATDGEHVWFLGVEPVQLAGLSLRDVRVVPDANGYTISDGKTRWLCGSGKVNGRPLCRKG
- the efeO gene encoding iron uptake system protein EfeO produces the protein MSTSCFRRTALCAALLVLPAFSALAADIAQVKITVNDKQCEPMQVTVAAGKTQFVVTNASQKNLEWEILNGVMVVEERENIAPGFTQKMTANLAPGEYDMTCGLLSNPKGKLVVTAGGDAAAAKTNVLDLVGPIAEYKVYVTKEVDGLVQQTKRFTAAVKAGKLDEARKLYAPTRQHYERIEPIAELFSDLDGSIDAREDDYEKKADDPKFTGFHRLEKALFADHSTKGMERYADQLYADTQELQKRIADLTFPPSKVVGGAAGLIEEVAATKISGEEDRYSRTDLWDFQANVDGAQKIVNLLRPLLEKANKPLLNKIDANFKTVDGVLAKYQTKDGFESYETLSDADRTALKGPITTLAEDLAQLRGVLGLD
- a CDS encoding SEL1-like repeat protein; translated protein: MMRKIRLLTALSVCLLVACQAPVSSLSDADLRKSAERGNGEAQYRLAKQLASRSHYGEAMQWMQKAADLSDLSGPRESRALAALQVGDWYQAGLGEPKNTPLARQWWQKASRLGSGEAGYRLGTDCQAQHQGKLVAACLDAFERAADNQYAPAQLVVAQWYAAHPGTEEQATGWVEKAADRGNRDAQYQLAQRYEQGKGVAKRTDLAERWYFRAAQRGQPQAQLWMARHADDKDALGWYQQAAANGEAGAQLWLAQAYRDGNKGPAKDDKQAHYWLERASGKGNGEADYTLSRMQADNAKREHYLVLASSAGYVPAQRELGGWLLKRGELERAREVFASAAATGDTESRLAYGEMLRLGQGGKADYVEAMKQYRFAAHDGNRMAQYRMGMMRQDGLGASRNRIHAYAWYSLAATEGMAEAIAARNDLEATMQPDEIKAGQKLAMHWSTGKETDTQ
- a CDS encoding DUF1272 domain-containing protein, which encodes MLELRPNCECCDVDLPPDSLLARICSFECTFCADCAQDTLNGRCPNCGGELVRRPIRPAEKLVNNPASTRRVLAR
- a CDS encoding sulfite exporter TauE/SafE family protein is translated as MTSLLMANVAVCLILGMGLGVCGGMLGIGGGLIAIPVLGMLFGMNQHLAQGTALIMITPNVLIGFLRYRQRNKIDTRMTLMLCAFATVSAYFAAHIAATIQVDNLQQAFAIFLLVLATYYVWQRINSRRSRAPTSVLSPRYLPALGVASGFMSGIFTVGGGLVVVPALVTLFGFTQTQAQGIALALVVPGALAALASYTQAGNVDWATGIPLAVGGILSVSWGVALAHKLPVVALRLAFCLVLVGVAVVMLAGK
- a CDS encoding LutC/YkgG family protein; the encoded protein is MENRDAFLSNLARRLGREPRQTPPPLPPLENDPARTRLTELTPQQRCDAFIDYAGNVMQAHCEITPPAEVAQAAGRLCQRYGGAPVLVSGDARLAELGVTGYLQQAYQAQCWDPTAGEENRRLAMQARVGVVYAEYGLTESGGVVLFSTPQQGRALSLLPESTLFIVRKSCLLPRVAQLAQHLRQRAQQGQPLPSCINLIAGPSSTADIELIKVVGVHGPLNAAYLIIDDC
- the efeB gene encoding iron uptake transporter deferrochelatase/peroxidase subunit; the protein is MSHNTGPQHGPHSSQPSACPAQPDIASPSRRRLLQGLGMMGGALALGADRLAQAQDKPQAPQDERWEKQPFYGLHQAGIVTPQQAAMMLVAFDVLATSKSELTRLFQLLTQRIAFLTQGGKVPDVDPRLPPLDSGIMGPEIYPDNLTITVSVGASLFDERFGLQAFKPLKLQRMTRFPNDSLDASLCHGDLLLQICANTNETVLHALRDIIKQTPDLLSVRWKREGFISAHAARSKGQQTPVNLLGFKDGTANPNTGDSALMDAMLWVGASSGEPAWATGGSYQAARLIRFHVEFWDRTPLREQQTIFGRDKHSGAPLGMTHEHDEPDYRQDPEGKVIPLDAHIRLANPRTPETRANLMLRRGYSYSLGVSNSGQLDMGLLFVCYQADLEKGFLTVQKRLDGEPLEEYIKPIGGGYFFVLPGVKRADDWLASGLLMA